The following are from one region of the Corylus avellana chromosome ca1, CavTom2PMs-1.0 genome:
- the LOC132190452 gene encoding uncharacterized protein LOC132190452, whose translation MAYVERGVVKSKRSIWRLKTITDFFWAIVNFFGVFFATMFSMEKSDAYRKGSGAGKKWDGGGPGGPGGPYGGGPRGPPRGLDNVRGIDHSSLPACGSCCG comes from the exons ATGGCTTACGTTGAACGAG GCGTTGTGAAATCCAAGCGATCAATATGGCGGCTCAAGACTATCACAGACTTCTTCTGGGCTATTGTTAACTTCTTTGGCGTGTTTTTTGCAACTATGTTTTCG ATGGAGAAGTCAGATGCTTACAGAAAAGGCTCTGGCGCTGGCAAGAAATGGGATGGTGGTGGGCCAGGAGGTCCAGGGGGACCATACGGTGGTGGTCCACGTGGGCCGCCTCGTGGACTAGACAATGTTCGTGGAATTGATCATA GTTCTTTACCTGCATGCGGCTCTTGCTGTGGCTGA